Part of the Marinobacterium rhizophilum genome is shown below.
TTTTCCAGGAAGTAATTCGGGTCCCGGGTCATGACCTGTACGTGCTCGGAAGCGATTTCATCTGCAACCTGAACCATTTCCTCATAGCTGTCACAGACAATGGCCTGGCCATAATCTTTCCAGGCTTTGCCGGCGATTTCGGCGGTCGGCAGTATGGTCAGCTGACGCTCGATCTCGGCGATAGTCTGACGGGCAAAGTCTTCTGAGTTCGTCAGCAGTACCGCTGGAGAGTTATAGCCATGCTCTGCCTGGCCCAGCAGATCGGCCGCTGCCAGTTCGGGGTCGCAACCTTCTGCGTCAGCAATGACCAGAGTTTCGGTAGGGCCGGCGAAGAGGTCGATACCGACACGGCCAAAAAGCTGCCGCTTGGCTTCAGCCACGAAGGCATTCCCCGGGCCTACGATCATGTCGACCGGGGCGATGCTTTCCGTACCCAGCGCCATGGCGCCTACGGCCTGAATGCCACCGAAGCAGTAAATTTCATCCGCGCCAGCCATGTGCATGGCGGCGACGATAGCTGGGCTGGGCTTACCATTGAAAGGAGGCGCGCAGGCGATGACGCGCTTGACGCCAGCGACTTTGGCGGTGAGTACGCTCATGTGGGCGGAAGCGACAAGTGGGTATTTCCCGCCGGGTACATAGCAGCCGACGCTGTTCATCGGGATGTTCTTGTGGCCAAGTGTCACGCCCGGCAGCGTTTCTGCTTCGACATCATGGAGGGAGGCTTTCTGAATTTCCGCAAAGCGACGCACTTGCGTTTGTGCAAACTCGATATCTTTGATGGCTTCCTCAGGCAGGCTGTCGACGCATGCCTGTATTTCCTCTTCAGACAGGCGGAAGGATGTCGGGCTCCACTTGTCGAATTTTTCTGACAGTTCGCGTACAGCGGCGTCACCACGGGTGCCGATGTCTTCCAGAATGTTTTCGACGGTTTGCTGGACTTCGCGGCTGTTGGCGGCAGCCACTTCGACACTAATGCCTGTCTTCAGATAGTTGGCCATGGAATGCACCTCGGTGTGATCGGTTGGTTAGTATTCAGCAGTTACTGATGAATGCGTTGAATTCGTATGCAATCCTATCTAGGCGACCTATTGCCGTCAATATATATGTGAGCTTAAATTGAGTACTTACTATCCAGGTTGTTATAAAGTTCTTATATATCAATAAGTTAAATTATTATCTTTTCAAGATATCTGAACCTTTGAGGAACTGTGCTCGGAGATATCTGGCTTGAAAGGCGGGTGTAAGTTTCATGTTCTGCCGAACATATGGGCTCTACTTAGATGAAATCGTTGAATACGAAATCATAATGCGTTAGAACTGTGGTCCCTTTAATCAAGCGAGTGCCCGCCATGACGATTCCAACAACTCCTTCCTTCTCACTCCAGGGCAAGATCGCCCTGGTAACAGGCGCAAGCAAGGGCATTGGCCGCGCCGCTGTGTTGGCACTGGCGGCGCAGGGTGCGCATGTCATCTGCGTTGGACGTGGACAGCAGGCGCTCGATGAGGTTTGTGCTGAGGTTAAGGGCCTGGGGCAGAGCGCAGAGGCGCTAGCCGCCGATATGTC
Proteins encoded:
- the hisD gene encoding histidinol dehydrogenase, producing the protein MANYLKTGISVEVAAANSREVQQTVENILEDIGTRGDAAVRELSEKFDKWSPTSFRLSEEEIQACVDSLPEEAIKDIEFAQTQVRRFAEIQKASLHDVEAETLPGVTLGHKNIPMNSVGCYVPGGKYPLVASAHMSVLTAKVAGVKRVIACAPPFNGKPSPAIVAAMHMAGADEIYCFGGIQAVGAMALGTESIAPVDMIVGPGNAFVAEAKRQLFGRVGIDLFAGPTETLVIADAEGCDPELAAADLLGQAEHGYNSPAVLLTNSEDFARQTIAEIERQLTILPTAEIAGKAWKDYGQAIVCDSYEEMVQVADEIASEHVQVMTRDPNYFLENMTNYGALFLGRETNVSYGDKVIGTNHTLPTMKAARYTGGLWVGKFIKTCTYQRVTPEASLMVGEYCSRLCALEGFAGHKEQADIRVRRYKDQLSK